The Dioscorea cayenensis subsp. rotundata cultivar TDr96_F1 chromosome 19, TDr96_F1_v2_PseudoChromosome.rev07_lg8_w22 25.fasta, whole genome shotgun sequence genome includes a window with the following:
- the LOC120250646 gene encoding alpha-L-fucosidase 2, with amino-acid sequence MARGEEEEEEWVWVRRPSTAEAEWWGGGSDPDPSRPLKVVFTGPAKHWTDAAPIGNGSLGAMVFGGVASETLMLNHDTLWTGVPGYYTNPKAPDVLAEVRKLVDDGHYSEASKVAFDLAGHPSDVYQPLGNINLEFGDSHLEYAAYERELDLRTATAKVKYTVGDVEFTREHFASNPQQVLVIKISASKTGSLSFVVSLDSKLQYNSSVDGVRRIVLEGSCPSSRIAPRENLSNSPTGIQFAAVLDLQVGDAGVVQVVGGKKLKVEGADWAVLLLAAASSFEGPFKKPSDSKKNPKEISLNTLSSIKKMSFSQLFAYHLDDYESLFNRVSLQLSKGSSKTSEENYFGRHKAERPQAVKTNSFSLLTKDSLVSTAERVKSFKINEDPSLVELLFHYGRYLLISSSRPGTQISNLQGIWNKDIEPAWDAAPHLNINLQMNYWPSLTCNLSECQEPLFDFIGSLAVNGSKTAKVNYEANGWVAHQVTDIWAKTSPDRGDPLWALWPMGGAWLCVHLWDHYTFSMDKSFLENTAHPLLEGCASFLLDWLIKGQGDLLETNPSTSPEHYFIGPDGKKASVSYSTTMDIAIIKEVFLIVLSSAEVLGRTNSDLIERIKKTLPRLPPTKIARDGSIMEWARDFEDPEVHHRHVSHLFGLFPGHTITLEKNPDLCKAIDNSLYKRGDLGPGWSTTWKTALWAHLHNSEHAYRLVKQLFDLVDPDHESDYEGGLYSNLFTAHPPFQIDANFGFTAAIAEMLVQSTMQDLYLLPALPQDKWREGCVRGLKGRGGVTVSICWKEGTLHEARIFSENHNSFINLHYNGVTTAVKLSHGYIYTFNRFLKCLRMRPQSEVTTFP; translated from the exons ATGGCTCGtggcgaggaggaggaggaggagtgggTCTGGGTCCGGCGGCCGTCGACGGCGGAGGCTGAATGGTGGGGCGGTGGCTCCGATCCCGACCCATCTCGGCCATTGAAGGTCGTGTTCACTGGCCCAGCCAAGCACTGGACCGACGCTGCGCCCATTGGCAATGGCAGTCTCGGCGCTATGGTCTTCGGCGGTGTCGCTTCCGAGACCCTCATGCTCAATC ATGATACTCTCTGGACTGGCGTTCCTGGGTATTATACGAACCCTAAAGCGCCTGATGTGCTTGCTGAAGTTCGGAAGCTTGTGGATGATGGCCATTACTCGGAGGCGTCGAAGGTTGCTTTCGATTTGGCTGGACATCCATCGGAT GTGTACCAACCTCTGGGCAATATCAATTTAGAATTTGGTGATTCTCATCTTGAATATGCTGCATATGAAAGAGAACTTGATCTGCGAACTGCTACAGCAAAGGTGAAATATACTGTTGGGGATGTTGAGTTCACTAGAGAGCATTTTGCCTCTAATCCACAGCAAGTGCTTGTGATCAAGATTTCTGCTAGTAAAACAGGGTCTCTCTCATTTGTAGTGTCCTTGGACAGTAAATTACAGTATAACTCGAGTGTGGATGGTGTCCGCAGAATAGTCTTGGAAGGTAGTTGCCCTTCGAGTAGAATAGCCCCGAGAGAGAATTTGAGCAATAGTCCTACAGGGATTCAGTTTGCTGCAGTTCTTGATTTGCAAGTAGGTGATGCTGGTGTTGTGCAAGTTGTTGGTGGCAAAAAGTTGAAAGTGGAAGGCGCGGACTGGGCTGTTTTGCTTCTAGCTGCCGCCTCATCATTTGAAGGGCCATTTAAGAAGCCGTCAGATTCTAAGAAGAACCCGAAAGAGATTTCTTTGAACACATTGAGTTCGATAAAGAAGATGTCTTTCTCTCAGCTCTTTGCTTATCATCTGGACGATTATGAAAGTCTCTTTAACCGTGTCTCCCTGCAACTGTCCAAGGGATCCAGTAAGACAAGTGAGGAGAATTATTTTGGTAGACACAAAGCAGAGAGGCCCCAAGCAGTTAAGACAAATTCTTTTTCCCTCTTAACAAAGGATTCACTGGTATCTACTGCAGAAAGAGTGAAGTCTTTTAAAATTAACGAGGATCCTTCCTTGGTAGAACTACTATTTCATTATGGCCGTTATTTGCTTATCTCTTCTTCAAGGCCCGGGACTCAAATTTCTAACTTACAAGGAATATGGAACAAGGATATTGAACCAGCATGGGA TGCAGCTCCCCACTTGAATATCAATCTGCAGATGAACTATTGGCCATCTCTCACTTGCAATCTTAGCGAATGTCAAGAGCctttatttgatttcattggatCTCTTGCGGTCAATGGAAGTAAGACAGCAAAA GTAAATTATGAAGCAAATGGTTGGGTAGCTCACCAAGTGACAGATATATGGGCAAAAACTTCACCTGATCGCGGTGACCCACTTTGGGCTTTATGGCCAATGGGTGGGGCGTGGCTTTGTGTTCATTTATGGGATCATTATACTTTCTCAATGGATAAA TCCTTTCTAGAGAATACTGCACATCCGCTGTTGGAAGGATGCGCGTCTTTTCTTCTGGACTGGTTAATTAAAGGCCAAGGGGATCTTTTGGAAACCAATCCATCAACATCTCCAGAACATTATTTCATTGGTCCTGATGGTAAGAAGGCGAGCGTCAGCTACTCAACAACAATGGATATTGCAATCATAAAGGAAGTGTTTTTGATAGTTTTATCTTCTGCTGAG gtATTGGGAAGAACCAACAGTGACTTAATTGAGCGAATAAAGAAGACATTACCAAGGCTTCCTCCAACAAAGATTGCCAGAGATGGTTCCATCATGGAGTGG gcACGAGACTTTGAGGATCCAGAAGTGCATCATCGGCATGTTTCACATTTATTTGGCTTGTTCCCCGGCCACACAATAACACTAGAAAAAAATCCTGATTTATGCAAAGCTATTGACAACAGCCTTTACAAGAGAG GTGATCTTGGTCCTGGATGGTCAACTACATGGAAGACTGCTTTGTGGGCACATCTTCACAACAGCGAACACGCATATAGGTTGGTCAAGCAGCTATTCGATTTGGTAGACCCTGATCACGAAAGTGATTACGAAGGAGGACTATATAGTAACTTATTTACAGCACATCCACCATTCCAGATCGATGCCAATTTCGG TTTTACAGCTGCAATCGCCGAGATGCTTGTTCAGAGCACCATGCAGGATTTATACCTGCTTCCTGCACTCCCTCAGGACAAATGGCGTGAAGGATGTGTCCGGGGGCTGAAGGGCCGCGGCGGTGTGACCGTAAGCATCTGCTGGAAAGAAGGGACACTCCACGAAGCTCGTATTTTTTCGGAGAATCATAATTCATTCATCAATTTGCATTACAATGGAGTTACTACTGCTGTTAAGTTATCTCATGGTTACATCTATACATTCAACAGGTTCCTAAAATGCTTGAGGATGCGTCCTCAATCAGAAGTAACTACTTTTCCATGA